In the genome of Ignavibacteriales bacterium, one region contains:
- a CDS encoding VCBS repeat-containing protein produces MKSLKLISSAMHQIIFVVVMLFQSESSSQIFQKITDAANPIVTTLSDANYSGACWIDYDNDGDLDLHATKASLFRNNGDGTFTKVPTTFGTGIAGLGNGASWADYDHDGDLDVVVAGVPTRFYRNDGNDTFTTVIDGELGTSKDNRDWTCAWSDFNNDGYADILLVHPSGFTGNPALANRLLLSNRDGRFTRLTGYEFTTAHAPYTVATWYDFDLDGDQDLFIGSGPAGTPARDFLFRNLFTETGEIGFERINDLPMGTDLQDGQVWSLADYDNDGDLDAFITNYGGAVNRFYKNNNGTYQTITTPFTVGGNYLSNSWADFDNDGDLDLVTTSEGNIQVFFNEGSDTFVTHFTVSGAARSVALADYDEDGDIDFYNSGGGTSRGLYENINSNGNNWMQFILNGKITNPDALGAKVRLKAMVNGNPVWMMREINAQNNFNGQNSSRVHFGLGNAASIDSVVIEWTSSDVQILTNISPNQILTVNENIPSGFLRCNFSADSVSGNYPFNVSFSDHSLSDPNSAITSWKWDFDNDGTIDSDQPNPQHTYDDAGIYTVKLIVQNGSTTDTLTRDDYITVGQPTGIIETGTTVPAEYQLFQNYPNPFNPSTKIKFHLAKSGLMRLSIYDALGTKVQTIYDGYKDAGEYEVDFNSGDLTSGLYIYRLEAESYSSTKKMMVLK; encoded by the coding sequence ATGAAATCACTGAAACTAATTTCTTCAGCGATGCATCAAATAATTTTTGTTGTTGTAATGCTTTTTCAATCGGAATCTTCTTCACAGATTTTTCAAAAAATAACAGATGCCGCAAACCCGATTGTCACGACATTATCGGACGCAAACTACTCCGGCGCTTGCTGGATTGACTATGACAATGACGGTGATCTGGATCTGCATGCAACAAAAGCATCTTTGTTCAGAAATAATGGTGACGGAACATTTACAAAAGTACCAACGACATTCGGCACAGGAATAGCAGGACTTGGCAACGGTGCAAGCTGGGCGGATTATGATCACGACGGTGATCTTGACGTGGTAGTTGCTGGTGTTCCCACACGTTTCTACCGCAATGATGGCAATGATACATTTACAACTGTTATTGACGGCGAATTAGGAACAAGTAAAGATAATCGTGACTGGACATGCGCCTGGTCAGATTTCAACAACGATGGTTATGCTGATATTCTTTTGGTTCATCCCAGCGGGTTTACCGGGAACCCTGCTCTTGCAAACAGACTTTTGCTATCGAACAGAGATGGAAGATTCACACGCTTAACCGGATATGAGTTTACTACTGCACACGCGCCATATACGGTTGCAACATGGTATGACTTTGATCTCGATGGAGATCAGGATTTATTTATTGGAAGCGGACCTGCTGGAACTCCGGCGAGGGATTTTCTTTTCAGAAATTTATTTACTGAAACCGGAGAAATCGGTTTTGAAAGAATAAATGATCTGCCGATGGGAACCGATCTTCAGGATGGTCAGGTATGGAGTCTAGCTGACTACGATAATGACGGTGATCTTGATGCATTTATAACAAACTATGGTGGTGCTGTTAACAGGTTTTATAAAAACAACAATGGAACTTATCAGACAATTACTACTCCATTTACAGTCGGCGGCAATTATTTAAGCAACAGCTGGGCTGATTTTGATAATGATGGTGATCTTGACCTTGTCACAACATCCGAAGGAAATATCCAGGTATTTTTTAATGAAGGCAGCGACACCTTCGTAACTCATTTTACAGTTTCAGGAGCCGCGCGCAGTGTAGCCTTAGCTGATTATGATGAAGACGGTGATATTGATTTTTATAATTCCGGCGGCGGAACTTCAAGAGGTTTGTATGAAAATATAAATTCTAATGGCAACAACTGGATGCAGTTCATACTGAACGGCAAAATAACTAATCCGGATGCACTCGGAGCGAAGGTTAGACTTAAAGCAATGGTAAATGGAAATCCTGTCTGGATGATGCGTGAAATAAATGCTCAGAATAATTTCAACGGACAAAATTCTTCCCGTGTTCATTTCGGGTTGGGAAATGCAGCAAGCATAGACTCAGTTGTCATTGAATGGACTTCGTCGGATGTTCAGATACTTACCAATATTAGCCCAAACCAGATATTGACTGTCAATGAAAATATTCCTTCAGGATTTTTAAGATGTAACTTCAGTGCCGATTCTGTAAGCGGGAATTACCCATTTAATGTTTCGTTCAGCGACCATAGTCTCAGTGATCCTAATTCAGCAATCACTTCCTGGAAATGGGATTTTGATAACGATGGAACAATTGATTCTGATCAGCCTAATCCTCAACACACCTATGATGATGCAGGAATCTATACAGTGAAGTTGATAGTCCAGAATGGTTCAACAACTGATACACTTACGCGGGATGATTATATCACGGTTGGACAGCCTACAGGAATAATTGAAACCGGTACAACCGTTCCTGCAGAATATCAGTTATTTCAGAATTACCCGAACCCATTCAACCCTTCAACTAAAATAAAATTTCACCTTGCAAAATCTGGATTGATGCGATTATCAATTTATGATGCGCTTGGTACTAAGGTTCAGACAATTTATGATGGTTATAAAGATGCAGGTGAGTACGAAGTTGATTTCAATTCTGGTGATTTAACTTCAGGGCTGTACATTTACCGGCTGGAAGCTGAAAGTTATTCATCAACTAAAAAGATGATGGTGCTCAAGTAA